A single region of the Podospora pseudopauciseta strain CBS 411.78 chromosome 1, whole genome shotgun sequence genome encodes:
- a CDS encoding hypothetical protein (EggNog:ENOG503Q01A) translates to MASLTTSSLHYLTSLATETGDVATSTTQASGPSYTGDPVPYDDGYYRSDTPMVYPFTTSSFPLALTTAILFLILTFLHAYLCFKKKTVFFAITIYASLAMATSQTMKCYLVQLQTIILHSTNLSSSTINQLERADVVLVVMDLLEAIPASAMGFLLMMTYTRLTWFIIPKSGRKNGRVFGLPARWQTSLLALGQMVGDGLVGVGHYYGLGYLQSLGGVVGLMTWGVLGGLVVRAGRVEVREEVKEVKRFVWAVGGAVGLLIGCATARIIRREAVAYFLAEAPWWSSEYGVSETFAMSEWPVYVFQHLPILLILVLMAVYHPGVYLPRRLTGWRLNTKKLLREERMREDVENLKVLARKESKASSVQGSELDCFERVDLDKETK, encoded by the exons ATGGCATCCTTAACCACCTCCAGCTTACATTACCTCACAAGCCTCGCAACTGAAACCGGTGATGTCGCGACGTCAACCACCCAAGCAAGCGGCCCATCCTACACTGGAGACCCCGTCCCCTACGATGACGGTTACTACCGGAGCGACACCCCCATGGTAtaccccttcaccacctcctccttccccttggcCCTAACCACAGCAATCCTCTTTTTGATCCTCACCTTCCTGCACGCGTACCTCTgcttcaagaagaagactgtCTTTTTCGCCATCACGATCTACGCCTCCCTCG CAATGGCAACCTCCCAAACAATGAAATGCTACCTCGTCCAACTCCAAACCATCATCTTGCActccaccaacctctcctcctccaccatcaaccagctGGAACGTGCCGACGTCGTGCTTGTTGTGATGGACCTCTTGGAGGCGATTCCCGCGTCTGCGATGGGGTTTTTGCTCATGATGACGTATACCAGGTTGACGTGGTTTATCATCCCCAAATCGGGGAGGAAGAACGGGAGGGTTTTTGGCTTGCCGGCGAGGTGGCAGACGAGCTTGCTGGCGTTGGGGCagatggtgggggatgggttggtgggggtgggtcACTACTATGGCCTGGGGTATTTGCAGAGtcttgggggggtggtgggattAATGACctggggggttttgggggggttggtggttagggcggggagggtggaggtgagggaggaggtgaaggaggtgaagaggttCGTTTGGGCGGTTGGGGGGGCGGTTGGGTTGCTGATT GGGTGTGCCACCGCGAGAATCATCAGACGGGAGGCGGTGGCGTATTTTTTGGCTGAGGCCCCGTGGTGGTCGAGTGAGTATGGGGTGTCAGAGACGTTCGCCATGTCGGAGTGGCCGGTGTACGTGTTTCAGCATTTGCCGATTTTGTTGATCTTGGTGCTTATGGCGGTTTACCACCCGGGAGTCTACCTTCCCAGGCGGTTGACTGGTTGGAggctcaacaccaagaagcTGTTGAGAGAGGAAAGGATGAGAGAGGACGTGGAGAACTTGAAGGTGTTGGCGAGGAAAGAGTCAAAGGCGTCGTCTGTACAGGGGAGTGAGCTGGATTGCTTTGAGAGGGTTGACCTTGACAAGGAGACCAAGTAA
- a CDS encoding hypothetical protein (COG:I; CAZy:GH17; EggNog:ENOG503NZAJ) yields the protein MAQPRYYTEDHMAERQPLSHPNPPSPRRNNYPQDPYNPSSPRTRPGAHPDSSFNHLRHQRRQSQEPAVRGAYATTPDSYRQPQQVGYSPPNPPPHRTNTAGDGRSWASNQPAYPPQRPAPQSNVTPGADNFGNAAAAGGMAGIALNVADQNARDPNYPQQAYRQQGQWQEEGQGHGERGRLGPNGHPGEGWSSRSSSQAAHHKHQRDTTPSRSPYGFASDPYTDDPTQVYVRPSDPNLGVVNPLEIEDDGDDGLHYGPKKGPRTSMLSLGSSHRSGPGMGAAAGGVAGGAMAAGAMSGLASRNGSGGNINNQYAPVNNGGDASPGSGRGIGYGHLYKEKPAKSNGKKWRLAIIIIVAILAIVGIVVGVLFGAVFNKKGGGDKASPGGSAEDDFANNGDLNINSAEIQALMGNSDLKKVFPGMDYTPIHSQYPDCVKFPPSQNNVTRDLAVLSQLTNVVRLYGTDCNQTQMLIHAVDQLKLKDDVKIWLGVWQDANSTTNKRQLDQMWDILDQYGDSYFKGIIVANEILFREQMTLTALGNLLAEVRANLTAKGLSLPVATSDLGDKWDSSLAAQSDAIMGNIHPFFAGEPARNAANWTLTFWENKAGTFLKKDNSMNIISEIGWPSAGGMGCGNAFETDCPQKAVAGVEEMNELLEDWVCRALDEDINYFWFSAFDEPWKIAFNEPGKEWEDQWGLMDVNRNLKPGVTIPDCGGKRVA from the coding sequence ATGGCGCAGCCAAGATATTATACAGAGGACCATATGGCTGAACGCCAACCTCTAAGTCACCCTAATCCCCCTTCGCCGCGCCGAAACAACTACCCACAAGACCCTTACAATCCATCTTCGCCGAGAACTCGTCCCGGCGCCCATCCCGATTCTTCTTTTAACCACCTTCGACACCAGCGACGACAGAGCCAAGAGCCGGCTGTCAGGGGAGCATATGCGACGACACCCGACAGCTAccgacaaccacaacaagTCGGATATTCTCCACCGAATCCACCTCCGCACCGCACCAACACGGCCGGAGACGGAAGGTCTTGGGCTAGCAACCAGCCTGCTTATCCACCTCAGCGTCCAGCTCCGCAAAGCAACGTCACCCCCGGAGCCGACAATTTTGGCAACGCCGCGGCCGCCGGAGGTATGGCGGGCATCGCCCTGAACGTTGCGGACCAGAACGCGCGGGATCCCAACTATCCACAACAAGCCTACCGGCAGCAAGGGCAATGGCAAGAAGAGGGACAGGGTCACGGTGAGAGAGGTCGGTTGGGGCCGAACGGCCACCCTGGCGAGGGATGGAGCTCGAGGTCTAGTTCACAGGCAGCACATCACAAGCACCAGAGGGACACGACGCCGTCCAGGAGTCCGTACGGCTTTGCGAGTGATCCCTACACGGATGATCCAACTCAGGTATATGTGCGCCCTTCAGATCCCAATCTTGGCGTGGTTAATCCCCTAGAGatcgaggatgatggcgatgatgggctTCACTATGGCCCAAAGAAGGGACCACGGACGAGCATGTTGAGCTTGGGATCCAGCCATAGGAGTGGGCCAGGAATgggcgctgctgctggcggcgTTGCCGGCGGTGCCATGGCTGCCGGTGCTATGTCGGGTCTAGCGAGTCGCAACGGGAGCGGCGgtaacatcaacaaccagtATGCGCCTGTCAACAATGGTGGCGATGCGTCACCAGGCTCTGGAAGGGGCATTGGTTACGGCCATCTGTACAAGGAGAAGCCTGCAAAGAGCAACGGGAAAAAGTGGCgactcgccatcatcatcattgtCGCCATTCTTGCGATTGTCGGCATTGTAGTTGGTGTCCTCTTCGGTGCCGTGTTCAACAAAAAAGGCGGTGGCGATAAGGCTAGCCCGGGGGGGTCAGCGGAGGACGACTTTGCTAACAACGGCGacctcaacatcaactcGGCCGAGATCCAGGCCCTAATGGGCAACTCCGACCTGAAGAAGGTCTTCCCCGGCATGGACTATACCCCGATTCACTCACAGTATCCCGACTGCGTCAAGTTTCCGCCATCACAAAACAATGTCACTCGCGACTTGGCCGTCCTCTCCCAGCTAACCAACGTTGTCCGTCTCTATGGAACCGATTGCAACCAGACCCAGATGCTCATCCACGCCGTTGACCagctcaagctcaaggatGACGTCAAGATTTGGCTGGGTGTTTGGCAGGATGCTAACAGCACGACCAACAAGCGCCAGCTGGATCAAATGTGGGACATTCTCGACCAGTATGGCGATAGTTATTTCAAGGGCATTATTGTTGCCAATGAGATTTTGTTTCGTGAGCAAATGACGCTCACGGCGCTGGGGAATCTTTTGGCGGAGGTGCGCGCCAATCTCACGGCCAAGGGTCTCAGTTTGCCGGTCGCTACGTCTGATTTGGGAGACAAGTGGGATTCTTCTTTGGCTGCGCAGTCGGACGCTATCATGGGGAATATCCACCCTTTCTTTGCCGGCGAGCCTGCGAGGAATGCGGCGAACTGGACATTGACTTTTTGGGAGAACAAGGCGGGGACTTTTCTCAAGAAGGACAACAGTATGAATATTATTTCGGAGATTGGGTGGCCTTCGGcgggtgggatggggtgcGGGAATGCGTTTGAGACGGACTGTCCTCAGAAGGCAGTGGCGGGGGTCGAGGAGATGAATGAGCTGTTGGAGGACTGGGTTTGCAGGGCGTTGGATGAGGATATCAATTACTTTTGGTTTTCGGCGTTTGATGAGCCGTGGAAGATTGCGTTTAATGAACCAGggaaggagtgggaggatcagtgggggttgatggatgtGAATAGGAATCTGAAGCCGGGGGTGACGATTCCGGATTGcggggggaagagggttgcTTGA
- a CDS encoding hypothetical protein (EggNog:ENOG503NYN6): protein MTTTTRSSAKERGNSTNEGAPPASKAGAGSKHKVEEGTKSPEPKRPKKSDEKEQKTIEETIGGSEQTKQEQQAEQQEQQEEIAKDSEKEDVAKAEKETATGDAEEPREDAKDIPSSILEKGIIYFFFRGRVGIDRPSDVDEIARSYIILRPIAKDAKLGSGPIGDAGNSRVCVVPKKVLPKTGKDRWISFVEKTGASFSELKDEFLKSNDYETKTAGTRHSPAATPVAEGVYAITSTGKDSHLAYILTLPDKLGEVQKEIGLKEKGSFIISTRNPQYEPPKNARIPKGPEYPKELLEEFRSLRWAPTQPRHLDYVNTQFLLVGESSGIAKALEQQKKDQKEGKNEPAEELEQLEEEDAQRMQDLDDDDAARIFADLQADAGHYPKLPTTF from the exons ATGACCACCACGACGAGATCCTCGGCCAAGGAGCGCGGCAACTCCACCAACGAGGGAGCCCCTCCTGCCTCAAAAGCCGGAGCTGGCTCCAAGCACAAGGTCGAGGAAGGAACCAAGTCCCCGGAACCAAAGCGGCCCAAGAAGTCGGATGAGAAGGAACAGAAGACTATTGAAGAAACAATCGGCGG CAGCGAACAAACCAAGCAGGAGCAACAGGCAGAGCAGCaagagcagcaggaggaaaTAGCCAAGGACAGTGAGAAAGAAGATGTTGCCAAAGCCGAAAAGGAAACCGCGACTGGCGATGCCGAGGAGCCTCGTGAAGATGCCAAGGACATTCCCTCCAGCATTTTAGAAAAGGGCATCAtctatttctttttccgTGGACGGGTTGGTATTGATCGGCCTTCCGACGTCGATGAGATTGCCCGGAGCTACATCATCCTCAGACCGATTGCCAAAGACGCCAAGCTTGGCAGCGGTCCCATTGGTGATGCAGGCAACAGCAGAGTATGCGTTGTGCCCAAAAAGGTGCTCCCAAAGACGGGCAAAGACAGGTGgatttcttttgttgagAAGACTGGCGCCTCTTTCAGCGAGCTCAAGGACGAATTTCTCAAGTCAAACGACTATGAGACCAAGACTGCTGGGACAAGACACTCCCCGGCCGCTACACCTGTTGCGGAAGGCGTGTATGCTATTACCAGCACTGGGAAGGACAGTCACCTGGCATACATTTTGACTCTTCCCGACAAGCTCGGTGAGGTGCAAAAGGAGATTGgcttgaaggagaagggcaGTTTCATCATCAGCACAAGGAATCCCCAGTATGAGCCTCCCAAGAATGCCAGGATTCCTAAGGGACCAGAGTATCCTAAGGA GCTTCTCGAAGAGTTTCGCTCTCTCCGGTGGGCTCCAACTCAACCCCGTCATCTCGACTACGTGAACACGCAGTTCCTGCTCGTTGGCGAGTCTTCTGGCATTGCCAAAGCCTTGGAACAACAGAAGAAAGACcagaaggaaggaaagaacGAGCCCGCCGAGGAGTTGGAGCAgttggaagaagaggacgcGCAGCGGATGCAGGAtcttgacgacgacgacgcggCTCGTATTTTTGCGGATTTGCAGGCCGATGCGGGCCATTACCCCAAGCTTCCCACCACTTTCTGA
- a CDS encoding hypothetical protein (CAZy:AA3; COG:E; EggNog:ENOG503NWDN), translating into MAKLLLCSVQLLVARIVGVGAQAPGGSTYDYVIVGGGTAGLALATRLSLGLPNAKIVVVEAGPSGLHEDGINVPGLKGSTIGGKYDWYFPTVPQKALNNRVVFNPRGKVLGGSSALNLLTWDRPAAREIEKWKELGNPGWGWKEMEAAMEKAETFVGGPPGSGTKGPIYALYNRQQAPFLNAVAPAVSSLHGIPLNSDSIQGNPIGIGYQPTNVNPTSYNRSYSANEYLPKAKSNLVVLTETRVAKVNLKKSGKLQRATGVTLTDGTVITARKEVILSAGSIQSPNLLELSGIGGSDILKAAKIKQLIDLPGVGENYQEHLLVSISYQVRDDFITGDRVNYNSTYREEQWNRRLNNLSSWFDDARFSILFANWKQIIGGDNAQVALARSVLAGSKDVGHKWKLEQLSDPKIPQIEMIFTSRYFGNKGYPPVGSPLNGKGFMAIIVGLMHPLATGSVHIDPANATLGSPIIDPKFLNNEYDIQGLIHALKFARKIFQTEPLKSVVVSEYEPGLDVVKTDAEWRAYLLRNMGIIFHPMCTAAMLPKKDGGVVDPKLVVYGTENLRVVDASVIPVQISAHPQTVVYGIAEKAAEIIIKEGKGR; encoded by the exons ATGGCGAAGTTGCTGCTGTGTTCTGTTCAGCTGCTTGTGGCGAGGATTGTGGGGGTTGGAGCTCAGGCGCCGGGTGGTAGTACGTATGATTAT GTTATTGTGGGAGGTGGTACGGCGGGCCTTGCTCTTGCTACTAGGTTGAGTCTTGGTTTGCCCAATGCCAAAATAGTTGTTGTCGAGGCTGGGCCTTCTGGCCTGCATGAGGATGGCATCAACGTTCCTGGTTTGAAAGGGAGCACGATCGGAGGAAAGTATGACTGGTACTTTCCGACTGTACCCCAGAAAGCCTTGAACAATCGGGTTGTTTTCAACCCCCGTGGTAAAGTACTTGGTGGCTCGTCCGCCCTGAACTTGCTCACTTGGGACCGtccggcggcgagggagattgAGAAGTGGAAGGAGTTGGGCAATCCGGGATGGGGctggaaggagatggaggcggctatggagaaggccgagacGTTTGTGGGTGGACCGCCTGGCTCAGGGACCAAGGGTCCGATATATGCGCTGTACAATCGACAGCAGGCGCCTTTCCTGAATGCTGTTGCCCCCGCAGTTTCGAGTCTCCATGGTATCCCACTGAACTCGGACTCGATCCAGGGGAATCCCATCGGCATCGGGTACCAGCCTACCAATGTGAACCCGACGTCCTACAACCGGTCCTACAGCGCGAATGAGTATCTTCCCAAGGCAAAATCAAACCTGGTGGTCTTGACCGAAACTCGCGTCGCCAAGGTCAACTTGAAGAAAAGCGGCAAGCTTCAGCGGGCAACTGGTGTTACCCTTACTGACGGGACCGTCATCACAGCCCGCAAGGAGGTTATCTTGTCTGCGGGATCTATACAGTCGCCAAACCTTCTCGAGTTGTCAGGTATTGGCGGGAGTGACATTCTCAAAGCCGCCAAAATCAAACAGCTCATCGACCTCCCTGGAGTTGGGGAGAACTATCAAGAGCACCTCCTGGTGTCGATCAGCTATCAAGTTCGAGACGACTTCATTACCGGTGACCGAGTCAACTATAACTCAACTTACAGAGAAGAACAATGGAACCGCCGCCTCAACAACCTGTCCTCTTGGTTCGACGACGCTCGCTTTTCAATACTGTTCGCCAACTGGAAGCAGATCATTGGTGGTGACAACGCCCAGGTCGCCCTGGCCCGCTCTGTTCTCGCTGGGTCGAAAGATGTTGGCCACAAGTGGAAGCTAGAGCAGCTTTCCGACCCCAAGATCCCCCAAATCGAGATGATCTTTACCTCTCGGTATTTTGGCAATAAGGGATACCCCCCTGTTGGATCCCCCTTGAATGGAAAAGGCTTTATGgccatcatcgtcggccTCATGCACCCCCTCGCAACAGGGAGCGTGCATATCGACCCTGCCAACGCCACCCTTGGGAGCCCAATTATTGATCCAAAGTTTCTCAACAACGAATATGACATCCAGGGATTGATTCACGCGTTGAAGTTTGCGAGGAAGATCTTCCAGACGGAGCCGCTCaagtcggtggtggtgagcgaATATGAACCCGGGCTGGATGTGGTCAAGACGGATGCTGAGTGGAGGGCGTATTTGTTGCGGAATATGGGGATCATTTTCCATCCCATGTGCACTGCGGCGATGCTGCCGAAGAAGGAcggcggggtggtggatCCGAAGCTGGTGGTGTATGGAACGGAGAACCTGAGGGTTGTGGATGCGAGTGTGATTCCGGTCCAGATATCGGCGCATCCGCAGACGGTGGTGTATGGGATTGCggagaaggcggcggagaTTATCAtcaaggaggggaaggggaggtaa
- a CDS encoding hypothetical protein (COG:S; EggNog:ENOG503NV2R), producing the protein MDPFGEPAADTLAAARLHVQALTDCGLPREALLRALLENYGDASGRASILSTATTMSSVSSQAAGGQEIAPLPTPPAPPVKSNNRGTSKPQGAYWCTFCDVAFQRKFDWKRHEDEFHERYKRYPCPNCNRIFWGANTFNQHHKNAHGCTTCPHADRVVRYTQRKTAWACGFCGGFLASRDRYFDHVARHYEDGCNKGHWNHSLVIYGLLHQPSISNAWKELNAALYGHLPRDQQPMLEWDAKVTGNAPGFLEGESPGKLQDLLEFFNESNDDPRFLARLAHDQAKIRFRHEVLQPGGMSPTDMASRPISEPPKLKSSASTQTLLSNKHMSSPQPSGGSDGPPPAYDSSSVQHVLKKQRSMAPSLDASYSKPHMFSTPTPQQQPLPQPPQLPSQKLINNPFLTAAPEPQPRNLLGIQLETTASGGFYDLTLTHQQQLLQQRQQQLSPQEHQPQFLPQINAINLYDDWSSMVGTMVDDGSGTTWWQTTQHPGTHQGPPQ; encoded by the exons ATGGATCCGTTCGGGGAACCGGCCGCCGACACCTTGGCCGCGGCTCGTCTTCACGTCCAAGCCCTGACCGACTGTGGATTACCCCGCGAGGCTCTTTTGCGGGCTCTTCTGGAAAACTATGGCGATG CTTCTGGGAGGGCCAGCATACTATCGACGGCAACCACCATGAGCTCCGTCTCGTCTCAAGCCGCAGGAGGACAGGAGATTGCGCCGCTTCCCACGCCGCCTGCGCCGCCCGTAAAGAGCAACAACCGGGGCACTTCCAAACCGCAAGGCGCATACTGGTGCACCTTTTGTGACGTTGCTTTCCAGCGCAAGTTTGACTGGAAAAGACACGAGGATGAGTTCCACGAGAGATATAAGCGCTATCCGTGTCCCAACTGCAATCGGATCTTCTGGGGAGCCAATACGTTCAATCAGCACCACAAGAACGCCCACGGCTGCACGACATGCCCGCACGCGGATCGGGTGGTGCGCTACACACAGCGCAAAACAGCATG GGCCTGCGGATTTTGCGGAGGTTTTCTTGCCAGCCGCGATCGGTATTTCGACCATGTCGCCCGCCATTATGAGGATGGATGCAACAAGGGACACTGGAACCACTCACTCGTAATCTACGGCCTACTTCACCAACCTTCGATCAGCAATGCATGGAAGGAGCTCAATGCTGCACTCTACGGTCATTTACCACGCGATCAGCAGCCAATGCTGGAATGGGATGCCAAGGTGACTGGCAATGCGCCCGGCTTCCTGGAGGGTGAAAGCCCCGGCAAACTCCAGGATTTACTCGAATTCTTTAACGAAAGTAACGACGACCCGAGATTTCTTGCACGACTCGCCCACGACCAGGCGAAGATTCGATTCCGGCATGAGGTACTGCAGCCTGGCGGCATGTCTCCCACCGACATGGCGTCACGGCCTATTTCGGAGCCCCCGAAGCTGAAGTCCTCTGCTTCAACTCAGACACTTTTGTCAAACAAGCACATGTCCTCGCCGCAGCCCTCGGGGGGGTCTGACGGGCCACCACCTGCATACGACAGTAGTTCTGTACAGCATGTCTTGAAGAAGCAGCGAAGCATGGCTCCTTCACTGGATGCATCGTATTCGAAGCCTCATATGTTTAGCACACCAACACCGCAACAACAGCCGctgccacaaccaccacaattACCTTCTCAAAAGCTGATTAACAACCCGTTTCTTACTGCAGCGCCGGAACCTCAACCTCGCAACCTGCTGGGGATTCAACTGGAAACTACGGCGTCTGGAGGATTTTACGACTTGACGCTTACACAT caacagcaattattacagcagcggcagcagcaactaTCGCCGCAAGAACACCAGCCACAGTTCCTGCCGCAGATTAACGCGATCAATTTATACGACGACTGGAGTAGCATGGTGGGGACGATGGTAGACGACGGGTCGGGGACGACATGGTGGCAGACGACACAGCATCCAGGTACACATCAAGGACCACCGCAGTGA
- a CDS encoding hypothetical protein (EggNog:ENOG503PGMN) — MFGFKSTLTSLLVTASLFNTGAVAQYLSNPYVKYCDLPDMGGPCVTISEAEIGRCYSIPSNMNDKLSSYEVKNGECEFYRHGGCVERLWTARDRSHMSVTTSGHNNEVSSIKCTKACCGKDYFTYCYNICIPSCRRGSVTDQLCIANCSKDCCPGGVTC; from the exons ATGTTCGGCTTCAAGTCCACCCTGACgtccctcctcgtcaccgCTTCCCTTTTCAACACCGGCGCGGTTGCACAGTACCTTTCGAACCCCTATGTCAAGTACTGCGATCTGCCCGACATGGGAGGACCTTGTGTGACGATCTCGGAGGCCGAGATCGGGAGGTGCTACAGCATTCCTTCCAACATGAACGACAAG ctCAGCAGCTATGAGGTCAAGAACGGCGAATGCGAGTTCTACAGGCACGGCGGCTGCGTCGAGAGGCTGTGGACGGCCAGAGACCGCTCTCATATGAGCGTCACCACCTCGGGCCACAACAATGAGGTCTCGTCCATCAAGTGCACCAAGGCCTGCTGCGGCAAGGACTACTTCACCTATTGCTACAACATCTGCATCCCCAGCTGCCGCAGAGGCAGCGTTACTGACCAGCTCTGCATTGCCAACTGCTCCAAGGACTGCTGCCCTGGTGGCGTTACTTGCTAA
- a CDS encoding hypothetical protein (EggNog:ENOG503P5I9), producing MSANPDSVGNQGEFRSRVPPSRPMDTHGHQIGQPIGREAIPEFHAKTYPPGSAPKESTFYPNPIHEIPGQAMNPNMDPSLRTSALDIPGADSKEIYNESGAGSRPIEGQTANEIRHEKARKTDRLGIAAHGGTDTTGDGSIGGILRERGMELPGDKERKVLGKGISATERDAATSEEIGSGGRG from the exons ATGTCTGCGAACCCTGATTCCGTCGGTAACCAAGGCGAGTTCCGCTCAAGAGTGCCTCCCTCGAGGCCAATGGATACCCATGGC CACCAAATCGGTCAGCCCATCGGCAGAGAAGCTATCCCCGAGTTCCATGCCAAAACCTACCCGCCCGGCTCGGCGCCCAAAGAGTCAACCTTCtatcccaaccccatccatGAGATTCCCGGCCAAGCAATGAATCCAAACATGGACCCTTCGCTACGTACAAGTGCTCTCGACATCCCTGGCGCCGACAGCAAAGAAATCTACAATGAGTCCGGTGCCGGTTCCCGCCCGATCGAAGGCCAGACAGCCAACGAAATTAGACACGAAAAGGCAAGAAAGACGGATCGGTTGGGCATCGCTGCTCATGGTGGCACAGACACAACTGGCGATGGTTCGATCGGAGGGATCTTGAGAGAGAGGGGCATGGAACTTCCGGGAGataaggagaggaaggtgctTGGGAAGGGTATTTCGGCCACGGAGAGAGATGCGGCAACATCGGAGGAGATTGGGTCTGGTGGGAGAGGCTAG
- a CDS encoding hypothetical protein (COG:S; EggNog:ENOG503P9Q6): MRRQFGAMGSWPVDLPTPTVVVEQELKTRGIWAFLRCFCRAVKGTPNSERIPYVFNHHTGHHYHDSPKLDIEVENDESEDRLEDVTLAVELKYLYPLLIPGCSDPEPNDPRPLQTALYPGDKPASQQQVLALLAQTIKETGENAITKAEIEEGGQKESEFWASAWIVKKAGSPEPLEKEKLLKGYTWASAEICSPKMLANDRQTRHRVQRVLKALMSKHRLVINGSCDTHCHLGRIDDQPYSLSTLKRLATILWVSEPTLRSTRDPKSPNYDNVYSWGFELVKHSRLARSLDGLEGLLTRQAVARQAHDISDRQIVRAICGQKTVSAKELAAFREIWSKTSHEELGKLLSGDTRMHRRLGFNFSAFGLEDERARTNPRTIEFRFMEGSTSIDMVLGWLTIGATIVEVSACKSDGRFEVTLGRLLQKSRESQRVTVVGQETRGERLGRDFAQLMEDLGVSHDLSRSFVEKITREN; this comes from the coding sequence ATGAGACGGCAGTTCGGTGCCATGGGTAGTTGGCCTGTGGATCTGCCCACGCCCACTGTGGTTGTGGAGCAAGAACTTAAGACGCGCGGTATCTGGGCCTTCTTGAGGTGCTTCTGTCGAGCCGTGAAAGGAACCCCAAACTCGGAGAGAATCCCTTACGTTTTCAACCATCACACCGGTCACCATTACCACGACAGCCCCAAGTTGGACATCGAGGTGGAGAACGATGAGTCTGAGGACAGACTGGAAGACGTCACTCTGGCGGTTGAGCTCAAGTATCTCTACCCGCTCCTGATTCCGGGGTGTTCTGATCCCGAGCCAAACGATCCGCGACCTCTCCAGACGGCGTTGTATCCTGGCGACAAGCCCGCAAGTCAACAGCAGGTTTTGGCCCTCTTGGCCCAAACAATCAAAGAGACGGGAGAGAacgccatcaccaaagcCGAGATTGAGGAAGGAGGCCAGAAGGAAAGCGAGTTCTGGGCGTCGGCATGGATCGTGAAGAAAGCCGGGTCCCCGGAGCCtttggagaaggaaaagTTGCTGAAAGGATATACTTGGGCGTCGGCCGAGATTTGCTCACCCAAAATGCTGGCTAACGACCGCCAAACCCGCCACCGTGTTCAAAGGGTTCTAAAGGCGTTGATGTCGAAACACCGGCTGGTTATCAACGGAAGTTGTGATACGCACTGCCATCTCGGACGCATCGATGACCAACCCTACTCTCTGTCGACACTGAAGAGACTCGCAACCATCCTTTGGGTATCTGAACCCACCCTCCGCAGCACCAGGGACCCCAAGTCTCCCAATTATGACAACGTTTACTCGTGGGGATTCGAGCTCGTGAAGCACAGTCGGCTGGCCAGGAGTCTCGACGGGTTGGAAGGCCTTCTCACCCGCCAGGCCGTCGCCCGACAGGCACATGACATCTCCGATAGGCAGATCGTCCGAGCAATATGCGGGCAAAAGACTGTCTCGGCAAAGGAACTGGCTGCCTTTCGGGAGATTTGGAGTAAAACCTCCCACGAAGAGCTCGGAAAGCTGCTTTCTGGCGACACTCGAATGCACCGACGATTGGGCTTCAACTTCAGCGCTTTTGGCCTTGAGGACGAACGGGCAAGAACCAATCCGAGAACAATAGAATTTCGTTTCATGGAAGGATCCACCAGCATCGATATGGTGTTGGGATGGCTCACAATTGGCGCTACCATTGTCGAGGTTTCGGCGTGCAAGTCGGATGGTCGCTTCGAGGTCACGCTGGGTCGATTACTGCAGAAGTCACGAGAGAGCCAGCGGGTGACGGTGGTTGGGCAGGAGACGCGGGGAGAGCGCTTGGGGCGGGATTTTGCTCAGTTGATGGAAGACTTGGGCGTGTCGCACGACCTCTCCCGTAGCTTTGTAGAGAAGATCACACGGGAGAATTAG